In Antechinus flavipes isolate AdamAnt ecotype Samford, QLD, Australia chromosome 3, AdamAnt_v2, whole genome shotgun sequence, a genomic segment contains:
- the VAMP3 gene encoding vesicle-associated membrane protein 3, which yields MSTSGPPPPGAASGSNRRLQQAQNQVDEVVDIMRVNVDKVLERDQKLSELDDRADALQAGASQFETSAAKLKRKYWWKNCKMWAILITVAIVIIVIIIVWSVSS from the exons AT GTCTACAAGTGGGCCTCCTCCTCCTGGTGCTGCCTCTGGCAGTAATCGCCGACTTCAGCAAGCACAAAATCAAGTAGATGAG GTAGTGGACATTATGCGAGTCAATGTGGACAAAGTTCTGGAGCGAGATCAGAAACTTTCTGAGTTGGATGACCGTGCCGATGCGCTGCAAGCAGGGGCTTCCCAATTTGAGACAAGTGCGGCCAAATTGAAGAGGAAGTACTGGTGGAAGAACTGCAAG ATGTGGGCGATACTGATTACTGTTGCAATtgtcatcatcgtcatcatcattg TGTGGAGTGTTTCTTCATGA